One segment of Rosa chinensis cultivar Old Blush chromosome 6, RchiOBHm-V2, whole genome shotgun sequence DNA contains the following:
- the LOC112170970 gene encoding uncharacterized protein LOC112170970, translating to MDNGSNPPTMHFPMSINQIELLNGLNFKKWKGDIELNLGILDFDHVLREDPPAGLTANASKEAKDRYSQWHRYNKMALICMKKSMTDAVKGGIPDSEFAKVYFNSIAKKYKVSDKAEISTLMNALTGMKFTGHGSIREYIMKGIVIAGKLKGLNMNIDDPFLVHMLLNSFPDQYSHLKSLYNTHKEKWSLHELISICVQEEDEMIKRGKTVNVNYVAKPKVKKNFGNKNFKAK from the exons ATGGATAACGGCAGCAATCCACCAA CCATGCATTTTCCAATGAGCATTAATCAAATTGAATTGCTCAATGGATTAAATTTCAAGAAGTGGAAGGGAGACATAGAACTCAACCTAGGTATACTAGACTTTGACCATGTGTTGAGAGAGGATCCACCAGCAGGACTGACTGCTAATGCATCTAAGGAGGCCAAAGACAGGTATTCACAGTGGCATAGGTACAACAAGATGGCACTGATCTGTATGAAAAAGAGCATGACTGATGCTGTGAAGGGAGGCATTCCAGATTCTGAATTTGCaaaagtttatttcaattccATTGCTAAGAAGTACAAAGTTTCTGACAAAGCTGAAATTAGCACCCTGATGAATGCACTAACGGGAATGAAGTTCACTGGACATGGAAGTATAAGGGAGTATATAATGAAAGGGATAGTTATTGCTGGAAAATTGAAAGGCCTGAACATGAATATTGATGATCCTTTTCTGGTGCACATGTTGCTGAACTCTTTCCCAGATCAATACAGTCACTTGAAAAGCCTTTACAACACACATAAAGAAAAATGGAGCCTACATGAATTGATTTCCATTTGTGTGCAGGAGGAAGATGAAATGATCAAGAGGGGAAAAACAGTCAACGTCAATTATGTTGCAAAGCCAAAAGTTAAGAAAAATTTTGGCAACAAGAACTTTAAGGCCA AATAA